From a region of the Notolabrus celidotus isolate fNotCel1 chromosome 14, fNotCel1.pri, whole genome shotgun sequence genome:
- the trip12 gene encoding E3 ubiquitin-protein ligase TRIP12 isoform X4, producing MSNRPNSNPGGSLRRSQRNTAAAQPQDHTVAGRSGLSLSVASVVLQDEPEAAGTSEQERPGHQSKSEGTRGLKRSEAPDQISTFRPTPAKKPKSLPPPRDNTSETKKGPAKSKKKSLAPEPPALSGRGQSKKSGATGASPIQKRKKADSFPGLSSTAGSLPNRTEGRTAKPTKLASKSAASAKAGCSNVTDSSSSASTSSSSSTTGTNSSTTQGARVKQGKDQTKARRSRSASSPSPRRSTRDKEQTKTTSSSKFEWAARFNPKVNLPKPKLSLPGSSKTETSKPGPSGLQAKLASLRKSTKKRSESPPAELPSFRRSTRQKTTGSCASTSRRGSGLGKRGAADARRQEKMADSDNNQDGANSSAARTDEASQGASASSSVAGAVGMTTSGESESDDSEMGRLQALLEARGLPPHLFGPLGPRMSQLFHRTIGSGASSKAQQLLQGLQATGDESQQLQAAIEMCQLLVMGNEETLGGFPVKSVVPALITLLQMEHNFDIMNHASRALTYMMEALPRSSAVVVDAIPVFLEKLQVIQFIDVAEQALTALEMLSRRHSKAILQAGGLADCLLYLEFFSINAQRNALAIAANCCQSITPDEFHFVADSLPLLTQRLTHHDKKSVESTCLCFARLVDNFQHEENLLQEVASRDLLTNIQQLLVVTPPVLSSGMFIMVVRMFSLMCSNCPCLAVQLMKQNIAETLRFLLCGASNGSCQEQIELVPRSPQELYELTSLICELMPCLPREGIFAVDVMLKKGSAQTTEGAIWQWRDDRGLWHPYNRIDSRIIETAHQNGEDEISLSTLGRVYTIDFNSMQQINEDTGTARGIQRKPNPLANPNTGSHQEVRREDARAQLMKEDPELAKCFIKTLFGVLYEVYSSSAGPAVRHKCLRAILRIIYFADAELLKDVLRNHAVSSHIASMLSSQDLKIVVGSLQMAEILMQKLPDVFSVYFRREGVMHQVKNLSESESFLVTSPPKACQSGTASLCTTTISTASTTSANNATPDLGSPSFQHSMDDSLDLSPQGRLSDVLKRKRLPKRGPRRPKYSPPRDDDKGDNQAKSPTSTQSPKSSFLASLNPKTWGKLGAQTNNANSEPSRTAGVSGLARAPPKDSISNNRDKIKAWIKEQATKFVERYFNSENVDGSNPALNVLQRLCTATEQLNLQVDGGMECLVEISSIVSESDVSSFEIQHSGLVKQLLVYLTSNSDRDLLSRDVRLKRFLHVFTGCPVPGMEPVGRLDPAENGPYLALVHKMNSCLSQMEQFPVKVHDFPSGNGNGSRGSQALKFFNTHQLKCQLQRHPDCTNVKQWKGGPVKIDPLALVQAIERYLVVRGYGRIREEDEDSDDDGSDDEIDESLAAQFLNSGSVRHRLQFYIGDHLLPYNMTVYQAVRQYSLQAEEERESTDDEANPLGRAGIWTKTHTIWYKPVREDEDGSKDAVGGKRGRAQTAPTKTSPRNAKKQDELWHDGVCPSVLNPLETYLTSEPPENITFDDPSLEVNLLLRVLHSISRYWFYLYENAVCKEIISTSEFINSKLTAKANRQLQDPLVIMTGNIPTWLIELGKTCPFFFPFDTRQMLFYVTAFDRDRAMQRLLDTNPEINQSDSQDSRVAPRLDRKKRTINRDELLKQAESVMQDLGSSRAMLEIQYENEVGTGLGPTLEFYALVSQELQRADLGLWRGEEVTLANPKGSQEGTKYMFSSRGLFAVPFGRTTKPAHIAKIKMKFRFLGKLMAKAIMDFRLLDLPLGLPFYKWMLRHEMSISSHDLVNIDPGVAKSIQHLEDILRQKKRLEQDRSQTRETLQQALESLNMNGCSVEDLGLDFTLPGFPNIELKKGGKDVPVTIYNLEEYLRLVVYWTLNEGVSRQFESFREGFESVFPLHHLQYFYPEELDQLLCGSKSETWDVKTLMECCRPDHGYTHDSRAVRFLFEVLSSFDAEQQRLFLQFVTGSPRLPVGGFRSLNPPLTIVRKTFESTENPDDFLPSVMTCVNYLKLPDYSSIETMREKLLIAAREGQQSFHLS from the exons CCTAATTCCAATCCAGGGGGGTCACTGCGCCGTTCACAGAGGAACACTGCTGCGGCCCAGCCACAAGACCACACAGTCGCGGGAAG AAGcggtctctctctgtctgtggctTCAGTTGTGTTACAAGACGAGCCAGAGGCTGCAGGGACATCTGAACAAGAGCGACCAGGCCACCAGTCGAAGAGTGAAGGCACCAGAGGGTTAAAGAGAAGTGAAGCTCCTGACCAAATTAGTACCTTCAGACCAACGCCTGCCAAGAAGCCCAAATCGCTCCCACCACCCAGAGACAATACCTCAGAGACCAAGAAAGGCCCGGCTAAGTCTAAGAAGAAATCACTTGCTCCGGAACCACCTGCATTGTCAGGCCGTGGTCAGAGCAAGAAGAGCGGGGCCACTGGGGCCTCACCAATCCAGAAACGGAAGAAAGCGGACTCTTTCCCCGGTCTAAGTAGCACCGCTGGGTCCCTCCCAAATCGTACCGAGGGCAGAACAGCAAAACCCACCAAGCTGGCGTCAAAATCGGCCGCCTCAGCCAAAGCTGGGTGTAGCAACGTGAcggactcctcctcctctgcctccacctcttcctcttcctccacaacAGGCACCAATAGTTCCACAACGCAGGGCGCCCGAGTCAAACAGGGAAAAGATCAGACCAAGGCGCGACGCTCTCGCTCGGCCTCAAGCCCCTCGCCACGCCGCAGTACCCGTGACAAGGAGCAGACAAAAACCACCAGCTCTTCGAAATTTGAGTGGGCAGCACGCTTCAACCCCAAAGTAAACCTGCCAAAACCCAAGCTGTCCTTACCTGGATCCTCCAAAACTGAGACCTCCAAGCCTGGGCCATCAGGATTACAAGCTAAATTAGCAA GTTTGAGGAAATCCACCAAGAAGCGCAGCGAGTCTCCCCCAGCAGAGCTCCCCAGCTTTCGGCGGAGCACACGCCAGAAGACCACGGGCTCCTGTGCCAGCACCAG TCGGCGGGGCTCAGGCCTGGGCAAGCGCGGGGCAGCCGACGCTCGCCGACAGGAGAAAATGGCCGACTCCGACAACAACCAGGATGGGGCCAACTCATCAGCTGCTCGCACTGATGAGGCGTCACAAGGGGCTTCAG CTTCAAGCTCAGTTGCTGGAGCCGTGGGCATGACCACCTCTGGAGAGAGTGAGTCAGATGACTCTGAAATGGGAAGGCTTCAAG CCCTACTGGAGGCCAGAGGTCTCCCCCCACATCTTTTTGGGCCCCTGGGACCCCGTATGTCACAGCTTTTCCACAGGACCATTGGAAGTGGAGCCA GCTCCAAGGCTCAGCAGCTGCTACAAGGCCTGCAGGCCACAGGCGATGAATCTCAGCAGCTCCAAGCTGCTATTGAGATGTGCCAGCTGCTGGTGATGGGCAATGAGGAAACACTCGGCGGATTCCCCGTCAAGAGTGTGGTGCCCGCTTTG ATTACACTGTTACAAATGGAGCATAACTTTGATATT ATGAATCATGCCTCCCGAGCTCTCACATATATGATGGAGGCGCTCCCTCGATCCTCTGCTGTGGTTGTCGATGCTATCCCTGTCTTCCTGGAGAAG CTTCAGGTGATCCAGTTCATTGACGTCGCAGAGCAGGCCTTGACTGCCCTGGAGATGTTGTCAAGGCGACACAGCAAAGCCATTTTGCAGGCT GGTGGGCTTGCGGACTGCCTCCTCTATCTAGAGTTCTTCAGCATCAATGCTCAGAGGAATGCCTTGGCCATCGCAGCCAACTGCTGCCAGAGCATAACTCCAGACGAGTTCCACTTTGTTGCAGATTCTCTGCCCCTGTTGACCCAGAGACTCACACATCAT GATAAAAAATCTGTTGAAAGCACTTGTCTCTGTTTTGCCCGACTGGTGGACAACTTTCAACATGAAGAG aacctgctgcaggaggttgCATCCCGAGACCTGTTGACCAACATTCAGCAGCTGCTTGTAGTAACCCCTCCTGTGCTCAGCTCGGGGATGTTTATCATGGTGGTGCGCATGTTTTCTCTCATGTGCTCCAACTGCCCCTGCCTGGCAGTCCAGCTTATGAAGCAAA ATATAGCAGAAACTCTGCGCTTCCTCCTGTGTGGTGCATCAAATGGCAGCTGCCAGGAGCAGATTGAACTTGTACCCCGGAGCCCCCAAGAGCTCTATGAACTGACCTCCCTCATTTG TGAGCTGATGCCCTGCCTGCCCAGAGAGGGCATCTTTGCAGTCGATGTGATGCTGAAGAAGGGCAGCGCCCAGACGACCGAGGGAGCGATCTGGCAGTGGAGGGATGACCGAGGACTGTGGCATCCTTATAACCGCATTGACAGCCGCATCATTGAG ACAGCCCACCAGAACGGGGAGGATGAGATTAGTTTGTCAACCCTGGGCCGTGTGTACACAATTGACTTCAACTCTATGCAGCAGATCAATGAAGACACTGGGACAGCTCGCGGTATCCAGAGGAAACCAAACCCTCTGGCAAACCCCAATACAG GGAGTCACCAGGAAGTCAGACGAGAAGACGCACGAGCCCAGTTAATGAAGGAGGACCCTGAGCTGGCAAAGTGCTTTATCAAAACTCTCTTCGGGGTCTTGTATGAGGTGTACAGCTCATCTGCTGGCCCTGCTGTCAGACACAAGTGCCTTAGAGCCATCCTCAGGATCATCTACTTTGCTGATGCAGAGCTGCTGAAGGATGTGCTGAGGAACCATGCTGTGTCCAG tCACATTGCCTCCATGCTATCCAGCCAGGACCTGAAGATTGTAGTGGGGTCTCTACAGATGGCTGAGATCCTTATGCAGAAGCTgcctgatgtcttcagtgtctACTTCAGACGAGAAG GTGTGATGCACCAGGTGAAGAACCTCTCTGAGTCCGAGAGCTTTCTGGTCACCAGTCCCCCTAAGGCTTGCCAGAGCGGAACAGCCAGCCTGTGCACCACCACTATCAGCACTGCATCCACTACATCTGCTAATAATGCAACTCCTGATCTGGGCTCACCCAGCTTCCAGCACAGCATGGACGACTCACTGGACCTCAGCCCACAGGG GCGGTTAAGTGATGTCCTGAAGAGGAAACGGTTACCTAAACGAGGGCCCAGAAGGCCCAAATACTCTCCCCCAAGAGATGATGATAAAGGAGACAATCAGG CTAAAAGCCCTACCAGTACTCAGTCACCAAAATCCTCCTTCCTGGCCAGTCTTAACCCCAAGACCTGGGGCAAGCTGGGTGCTCAGACAAACAATGCTAACTCAGAGCCCTCTCGCACGGCTGGGGTGAGCGGCCTTGCAAGGGCACCTCCCAAGGATTCAATTTCAAATAACAG AGACAAAATTAAGGCCTGGATCAAAGAACAGGCCACTAAGTTTGTGGAGCGCTACTTCAATTCTGAAAATGTGGATGGTAGCAACCCTGCACTGAATGTACTCCAGAGACTTTGCACAGCCACTGAGCAGCTTAACCTGCAG GTGGACGGTGGCATGGAGTGCTTGGTGGAAATCTCCAGTATTGTATCAGAATCGGATGTGTCATCGTTTGAAATCCAGCACAGTGGGCTGGTCAAGCAGCTCCTGGTCTACCTGACCTCCAACAGTGACAGGGACTTGCTCAGCCGGGATGTGCGGCTCAAGAGGTTCCTCCACGTGTTCACAGGCTGTCCG GTTCCAGGTATGGAGCCTGTAGGGCGTCTGGACCCAGCAGAGAACGGGCCTTACCTGGCCCTGGTGCACAAAATGAACAGCTGCCTGAGCCAGATGGAGCAGTTCCCTGTCAAAGTGCATGATTTCCCAAGTGGTAACGGCAATGGCAGCAG GGGCTCTCAGGCACTGAAATTCTTCAACACACACCAGCTCAAGTGTCAGCTGCAGAGACACCCAGATTGCACTAACGTTAAACAGTGGAAAGGCGGCCCTGTGAAGATAGACCCCCTGGCCCTGGTGCAAGCCATTGAGAGATATCTTGTTGTCAGAG GGTACGGCCGAATCAGAGAAGAGGACGAAGACAGTGACGATGATGGTTCAGATGATGAAATTGATGAATCACTG GCGGCACAGTTCTTGAATTCTGGCAGTGTGCGTCACAGACTACAGTTCTACATAGGTGACCACCTGCTGCCATACAACATGACAGTATACCAGGCTGTGCGGCAGTACAGTCttcaagcagaagaagaaagggagTCGACGGACGATGAGGCAAACCCACTGGGGCGAGCTGGCATCTGGACCAAAACGCACACAATATG GTATAAACCTGTGAGAGAGGATGAGGACGGCAGCAAAGACGCTGTGGGTGGAAAGAGGGGCCGAGCCCAGACTGCTCCCACCAAAACCTCACCTCGCAACGCCAAGAAGCAGGACGAGCTGTGGCATG ATGGTGTGTGTCCCAGTGTCCTGAATCCCTTAGAGACATACCTCACTTCGGAGCCACCGGAGAATATAACTTTTGATGACCCCTCTTTGGAGGTCAACCTGCTGCTGAGGGTTCTGCACTCCATCAGTAGATACTGGTTCTACTTGTACGAA aatGCTGTGTGTAAGGAAATCATCTCCACCAGTGAGTTTATAAACAGTAAGCTGACAGCCAAAGCTAACCGTCAGCTACAAGACCCGTTGGTCATCATGACGGGGAACATCCCCACTTGGCTCATTGAGCTTGGAAAGACCTG ccCCTTCTTCTTCCCCTTTGACACCCGGCAGATGTTATTCTATGTAACTGCCTTCGATCGCGACAGAGCCATGCAGCGCCTGCTGGACACAAACCCagagatcaaccaatcagattCTCAGGACAGCAGAGTGGCACCACGTCTTGACAGGAAGAAG aggacgataaacCGCGACGAGCTCTTAAAACAGGCTGAGTCTGTGATGCAGGATCTCGGCAGCTCCAGGGCTATGTTGGAGATTCAGTACGAGAACGAG GTGGGCACAGGTCTCGGACCCACCCTCGAGTTTTACGCCCTGGTGTCTCAGGAGCTCCAGCGAGCTGATCTGGGCCTGTGGAGGGGCGAAGAGGTCACACTGGCCAATCCTAAAG GAAGCCAAGAGGGAACTAAGTACATGTTCAGCTCCAGAGGACTGTTCGCTGTCCCCTTCGGCAGGACAACCAAACCAGCACACATagccaaaataaaaatgaagttcCGTTTCCTAGGAAAGTTAATGGCTAAAGCCATCATGGACTTCAGACTG ctggaCCTGCCCCTGGGACTGCCATTTTACAAGTGGATGCTACGGCATGAGATGTCTATAAGCTCCCATGACCTGGTCAACATTGACCCCGGAGTGGCCAAGTCCATTCAGCACTTGGAGGACATACTCCGCCAGAAGAAGAGACTGGAGCAGGACCGGTCACAG ACAAGGGAGACCCTGCAGCAGGCACTTGAGAGCCTGAACATGAACGGCTGCTCAGTGGAGGACCTGGGCTTGGACTTCACCCTTCCCGGATTCCCGAACATTGAGCTGAAAAAGGGCGGCAAAGACGTCCCAGTCACAATCTACAACCTTGAGGAGTACCTCAGG tTGGTGGTGTACTGGACTCTAAATGAAGGAGTGTCCAGACAATTTGAGTCTTTTAGGGAAGGGTTTGAGTCAGTCTTCCCCCTGCATCACCTGCAGTATTTCTATCCAGAGGAG CTGGACCAGTTGCTGTGTGGCAGTAAATCAGAGACGTGGGACGTCAAGACACTGATGGAGTGCTGTCGACCCGACCACGGCTACACACATGACAG CCGTGCCGTGCGGTTCCTGTTTGAGGTGTTGAGCAGCTTCGATGCCGAGCAGCAGAGACTCTTCCTTCAGTTTGTCACAGGGAGCCCCAGACTGCCCGTCGGAG GTTTCCGGAGCTTGAATCCCCCTCTGACGATCGTGAGGAAGACATTCGAGTCAACAGAGAACCCGGACGACTTCCTCCCCTCAGTCATGACCTGTGTCAACTACCTGAAGCTGCCTGACTACTCCAGCATAGAGACCATGCGAGAGAAACTGTTGATTGCGGCCCGCGAAGGCCAGCAGTCTTTCCACCTTTCCTGA